The sequence CCGCCGCGGCGAGCCGGGCGCGCTCGTCGTCCTGGGCGTAGATGCAGTGCGCGACCCACGTACGGTCGGTCATCCAGCCGACCGACTCGAAGTACTCGACGGGCCGGCAGCCGTGGGTCTCCTGGCAGAAGGCGTCCTCGTCCGGGTCCTCGGCGAGATGGGTGTGCAGCCGTACGTCGAGCCGCTCGGCCAGTTCCGCGGTCTGCACCATCAGCTCCCTGGTCACCGAGAACGGCGAACAGGGCGCCAGCGCGACGCGGATCAGCGCGCCGGGGGAGGGGTCGTGATAGGCCGTCACCACCCGTTCGCTGTCGGCGAGTACCTCGTCGTCGGTCTGCGTGACGGAGCGGGGCGGCAGTCCGCCGTCCTCGACGGAGCGGGTCATGGAGCCGCGGGTGGCGTGGAAGCGGAAGCCGATCTCCTGCGCGGTACGGATCTCGGCGTCGACCAGGCGGGGGCGCGGATGGACGTAGAGGTGGTCCATCGAGGCCGTACAGCCGCCCATCAGCAGTTCGGCGATGCCGACGTAGGTGGACAGATGGACGGCTTCGGCGTCGAGGCCGGACCACAGGGGGTAGAGGGTGGTGAGCCAGTCGAAGAGGGTGCCGTTGACCGCGGGGGCGAAGGAGCGGGTGAGGTTCTGGTAGAGGTGGTGATGGGTGTTGATCAGGCCGGGGGTGACCAGCCGCCCCGTCGCCGCGACCGTACGGGCCACGCTCTCCGGTTCGCTGCCGGGCCCGCCGACCGCGGCAACTCGGCCGTCGCGCAGGGCGATCCAGCCGCCCGGGATCTCGGTGGCGCCGTCGACGACCAGCAGCTGGGCGTCCTTGACGAGCAGGTCGTAGTCGTGCGTGCGGCGGTGACCGGTGCTGCCGGCGGGCGTGCGCATGCGGAGGTCTCCCGTGGTCGGTGTGCCGACGTGGCACAAGGACAGCAGCGAGTACGCGGTTGCCCTGTACCGGTGCCGAGCGCCGACCCCGGATCGTCACCACCCGCGGGCGCGGGCGGACGGGCGTTTCTGTGTGAGTGGTCTCTGATCCTGTGCCCGCTCGGCGGCCGCGTATGCGTTTTCGTGCGTAACGCTCATGATCCGGTGATCCGGCTTGGTGTATCGCTCATGATCCGGCTTCGGCGGGAGAGGGGAGTGAGTCGAGGAAATCCCCGAGCGCCGCGTTGAATTCCGCGGGGCGTTCGAGGTTCGGCAGATGCCCGGCCTG is a genomic window of Streptomyces gilvosporeus containing:
- a CDS encoding 8-oxoguanine deaminase; the encoded protein is MRTPAGSTGHRRTHDYDLLVKDAQLLVVDGATEIPGGWIALRDGRVAAVGGPGSEPESVARTVAATGRLVTPGLINTHHHLYQNLTRSFAPAVNGTLFDWLTTLYPLWSGLDAEAVHLSTYVGIAELLMGGCTASMDHLYVHPRPRLVDAEIRTAQEIGFRFHATRGSMTRSVEDGGLPPRSVTQTDDEVLADSERVVTAYHDPSPGALIRVALAPCSPFSVTRELMVQTAELAERLDVRLHTHLAEDPDEDAFCQETHGCRPVEYFESVGWMTDRTWVAHCIYAQDDERARLAAAGVGVAHCPSSNMLIGGGTAAIREMRALGMPVGIGCDGSASTDHASLWMEARAALLLARYRGGPGAMAARDALDMATRGSARCLGRDDELGHLRPGACGDLVVWNTHEVALAGSFTDPVEAWLRCGPSRAWTTIVGGRVLVDRGEPQLPELAEKLRDHARVARRIQRLK